Within Chitinivibrionales bacterium, the genomic segment AGCATACAGCTCGCGGTGCTCATCGACCGCGACTATCGCGAGATGCCCATCCGCGCCGACTACGTGGGCATGACCGTCACCACGCGCAAGAACCAGGAGGTGGCGCTCAAGGTGAAGGAAGTCGACGGCGAAGACTCTTTATGGCTCATGGAACTCGAAAAGGGCGATTAGAAATAACGCCAATGAAAATAAGGAAATCTTACTCATTAGTTAAAATCATGTACATCATTTTCCAATCTAGAGAATCCCTGTGGCGCTGACCATAAAGCATCTGCTCGGCCTCGAAGGCGTGTCGAAGGAGGACATCACCCTCATCCTCGACACGGCCGACACCTTTTACGAGGTGCTCCAGCGCGAGATCCCCCAGGTGCCCACCCTGCGCGGCAGGACCATTGTGAACCTCTTCTTCGAAAACAGCACGCGTACGCGCATGTCGTTCGAGTTGGCCGAAAAGCGGCTCTCGGCGAGCCCGCTCAACTTCTCCACCTCCACGAGCTCGGTTGCCAAAGGGGAATCGCTGCGCGACACCATGCGCAACATCGAGGCCATGAAGATCGACATGGTGGTGGTGCGGCACAGCGCGGCGGGCGCGCCCTTGTTCCTCACGCGCTGCACCGACGCGGCCATCATTAACGCGGGCGACGGCTTGCACGAGCACCCCACCCAGGCGCTGCTTGACATGATGACCATACGCCAGAAGCTGAAAAAACTCGACGGCCTCAAGGTGGCCATCATCGGCGACATCCTGCACAGCCGCGTGGCACGCTCAAACGCCTGGGGCATGACGACCATGGGCATGGACGTGACGCTGTGCGGCCCGCCCACCCTGCTGCCGCAGCACCCCGATGTCCTGGGCGTGCGGGTCACCGACAGCATGGACGAGGCGCTGCGCGGCGCCGACGTCGTGATGCTTTTGCGGCTCCAGCTCGAGCGCCAGGGAAGCGGCCTGTTCCCCTCCATCCGCGAATACCGCGAGCGCTACGGGCTCGACCTTGACAAATTAAACAAGCTGCCCGGCGACATCATCGTGATGCACCCCGGCCCCATCAACCGCGGCATCGAGCTCGCCTCCAACGTGGCCGACTCGGGCAAAAGCGTGATCCTCGACCAGGTGACCAACGGCGTGGCCGTGCGCATGGCCGTCCTCTTCCTTCTCGGCGGAGGCGAGCGTGTATAAGAAACCCAACGGCCAGACCGTGTATAAGCCCGGCATCGAGGCCCATCCCGCGAACATCCTCATCAAGAACGGCCGCGTGATAGACCCGGCCAACCGTATCGACGAGCAGGTGAACGTGGGCGTGGAAAACGGCGTGATCAAATTCCTGGGCAAGGAAGTTCCGCAGGGATTCCGGCCGCAGGAGGAGATTGACGCGGAGGGAATGTGGGTGGTGCCCGGCCTCATGGACATGCACGTGCACCTGCGCGAGCCGGGACGCGAGGACAAGGAGACCATCGAGACCGGCACGCAGGCCGCGGCCGCCGGCGGGTTCACCGCGGTTGCCTGCATGCCCAACACCAACCCGGTGCTCGACGAGGAATCCAAGATCCGCTACGTGGTGCAGCGCGGACAATACTGCCCGTGCCGCATCTATCCGGTGGGCTCCATCACCAAGGGGCTTGCGGGCGAGGAGCTGTCGCCGTTCGGCGAGATGGTGCGCGCCGGCGCCAGGGCAGTGAGCGACGACGGCAAGAGCGTGCGCAAGTCCAACATGATGAAGAACGCGCTCAACTATTCGAAATCATTCAAGATACCCGTGATCTGCCACTGCGAGGACGTCGACCTCTCGGCCGGCGGCCAGATGAACGAGGGTCTCGCATCCACGCGTTTGGGCCTGCGCGGCATCCCGTCGATCGCCGAGGACATCATCGTCACGCGCGACCTCATGCTCGCGGCGTACACGGGCGCGCGCGTCCATATTGCGCATGTGTCAACCGCCGGCGCCGTGCGCATGATCCGCGACGCCAAGCAGCGCGGCGCGGCCGTCACCTGCGAGACCTGCCCGCACTACTTCACACTGTGCGACGACGACATCGTCGGCTGGGACACCAACCGCAAGATGAACCCGCCGCTGCGCACCGACGCCGACCGCAAGGAGATCATCGCGGCGCTTTCCGACGGCACCATCGATGTGATCGCGAGCGACCACGCGCCGCACGTGAGCGAGGAGAAGGACGTGGAGTTCGACGCGGCCAGCTTCGGCGTGATCGGGCTCGAGACCTCGCTTGGCGTTGCGCTCACCCAGCTTGTCGCCAAAGACATCCTCATGCCCGCCGACCTCGTGGAGAAGATGAGCCTCGCGCCCAACCGGATCCTCGGGCTCGACGGCGGCACGCTCTCCATCGGCAAGCGCGCCGACATCACCATCATCGACCCCAAGACCAAATGGACGGTCGACCCCGAAAACTTCTTCTCCAAGTCCCGCAACACGCCGTTTGCCGGCCTCGAGCTAGCGGGATTTGCAAAAGCGACGATACTGGGCGGGGCGATTGTGTATATACGAGATTCAAGCAAATAAAATTCAATCGGGGGAGAAGTCTCTCCCCCGGCCTCGGCCTCCTCGCCGCAAGCCCGAACCTTCAGCTGGGCGCACCCTTGTTGCGACAGGTAAAAGACAAAAGAGGTTGATTCTGATTTGATTGATCACTGCCCGCTGGGCTACTGACATCTAATTTTTTAGAGCACGCTTGTGAGCGGTGGTTGCTTAAGACGACTGATTGCCTGCAAACACTCCGAATTTTTCCCGCCTTTGTAAACTTTTTCCCGTTCAAATAAGTCAAGAAATCGGTTGATATTTTTCCTCTTTTATACTAAGATATATAATGGAATTTTCAGCGTTTTTAGCTGCAGGTTCAGGCGGCCCAAACAGTTTGATACCGAGCAACGCTGTACCGTCCACCATTCGGAAAAGCTGATGGAAACACTCAGCAACAATCAAAAACCGGGCGACGACGCCGAAAATGCCGGCTCGTTCACCTTCAAGCGCGTGCCCCATGTGATGATCCTGCCCGACGGCTCCAAACCCGACACATTGGGTTCAGGAACCATCTCTTCCCTCTTGGGTGTTGGCGGTATGTCAAACGTGTATGAAATCTGGAATCCCCAGCTTGAAATGAAACGGGCGGTAAAACTCCTGCACCCGAATTATTCCAAAGAGTCGAAGGAGCGGTTTGAAACGGAAATTAAAATTACCGCCAAGCTCGACCATCCGAACATCGTCGAAATCCACGCGGTGGGCGAATGGAACGGTCTTCCCTACATCGAGATGGAAAAGATCGAGGGCGTCACGCTCGAAAAACTGCTGAGCGACCGGGGCGGGCTGCCGTTCGAGGTGTGCACGTCGATCGGCATCATGATGAGCCGGGCGCTGCGCTACGCGCACAGCCACCAGTACACCCTGTACGGCGAAACCTACCGGGGCATCATCCACCGCGACCTGAAGCCCAACAACATCATGGTGACCGACGAGGGCAATGTCAAGCTCATGGACTTCGGCATCGCGCGGCCCATCGACGCGTCGATCCACACCACCGACAGCACATCGGTCATGGGCACCATGCAATACCTGTCGCCGGAGCTGCTCGAGGGGAAAACGCCGGACATCCGCACCGACATCTATTCGCTCGGCGCAATCCTGTACGAGGTGGTCACGGGCATCAAGGCATTCACGGAGAGCAACATCTCAAAGCTGATGCTTTGCAAAATAAGAAACGAATACAAACCGCTTGACTCGTTCAAGCTCAAGATCCCGCCCCGGTTAAAGCGGCTCATCAGGAAATGCCTGAACCGCGAACGCGAAAAACGGCCCCCGGACGCCGCGGCCATGCTCGCGGAGCTCACCAGGATCCACAAGGCGCTGACGCCGCAGACGCCCGAGGCGGTCATGCAGGCGTTCGTGGGAACCGGCGGAGAAAAAATGGTGGTGGGGATCAAGAGGCAGATTCCGGTTTGGCCGATTGCCGCCGGTCTTGCCGCGATGATTTTTATTGCCGGTGCGGTTCTGATATACCGATCTGTCAACAAATCCCGGCGGGCAGCGCCGGCGGTTGTCGCCGTGAAAACGGCCCGGCCGCCTGTAATTGCGCAGGCCGGGCCTGAATTGAAAAAACCTGCTCCCGGTAAGCCGCTCGAAAAATCGGCCAGGCCCGCAAGACCCGTATCGCAGGCGGCCATCAACAAGACAACGGAGCCCTTGCGGAAAACCGACGTCACCATCATCGACGAACTCAAGAACCGGTTCGGCACGCAGGACGCGCTCGAACTTTTTGTCAAGGAGATAAAACTCGGAAAGTTTGACGAGGCATCCAAGGTGTTTGGGTATATTCCGGCGGACGCACAGCAGTCCAAGACCGCCCTCATTTACAAGATGCGAATGTTCGAGGGCCTAGGCGACAAGACCAATCTCGAACAGATGATGCTGACCCAGGCCGTTGACGACGCAGAATTCTACCTTGAAAAGGCGAAATACTATTACGGTGCGGGCAATTCGGAAAAATGCCTTGACTTCCTTGACGCGTGCGCAAAATCGCGGGGCGAATTCCTTGACGCGGCGGCGCTGCGGCAGGACGTGCTCTACTACAAGGCGCTCTGCTACTCGAAGGAATTCGACAGCCATCCGAGCCGCGCCACCATGAAAAACGCCCTCGATTCGTGGTTCGAGGTCAAGCTGCTGCTGCGCGATTCGGCGGCCCATCCGTATTTCAAAAAGGCGGAAAGCGAAATGCAGCGGATCGGCGACAAGGCAAAGGACATAAAAGGATAATACATGATCGCGATCAGGCCACGGCATCTTCTTTACACTGCGGTCTTGTTTTACGCGGGGTTGCTCTCCCGGGCCGCCGGCGCTGATTTTCAGGCGATCCTCGGGGACCTTCCCAAAACCGTTTCCGCTGAAAAGGGGCCGTACCTGGTCACCTCGGACATTTACGTCCCGGCGGGAAAGACCGTGGTGGTGGATGCGGGCGCCGTGTTTCTTTTCAAGAATTTCACGGGCCTGCACGTGCAGGGCACGCTCATCGCCAAGGGCACCGCCGAAAAGCCGGTGGTGTTTACTTCGGAGAACGACAAGCGCTTCAATAAGGAGACCGCCCTCATCGCCAACCCATACGACTGGAACGGCATTTTCATCCACAACGACGCGATCGGCACCGACCTGCAGCACGTCGAGGTGGTATATTCTGTGTACGGCATCAACGCGCTCACCAGGTTCTTCCGCATCGTCGCCGGCACGTTCAGGGACAACGGCAGGGCAAACCTCACCATCGAGGGCCAGGCCCAGGCCGTGACCGCGGAGCCATACACCTATTCCCTTTCGGTAAAGAACGCCGCTATTGACGGCGTGCCCGTGAAAATCCTTCTGGACCCGGACGCGCGCCGGCGCAACATTGTTCGCTACACGGGAATCGGGGTGCTGGCGGCCGGCGTCGTGGCCGGCGCGGTGTTCACAACGCAATGGGACGCCTCAAAAAAACGCATGAGCACGGTGGCGGGCGACCTGTTTACTTATACCAGCTCCGATTTCACTGCCGCGCAGTCGGCGCGGAACACCAATGCCGCGCTCATGACCGCGTGCTATGCGCTCGGGTTCATCGGCGCGTGCGGGTTTACCTATTCGTTTACGTTTTAGGAAGTAACGTCATGAACCGAAAATTAACATCAATGCTTCTCGCCGCATGGCTCATGCCGCTTTTCTTCCTTTTCTGCACCAACGACTACAACCCATTCACCGACCAGTCAAAGGCCCGCGCGGTCGTCACGCATAAAACCTTCAGGGACGTTGACACGCTTTCGATTTTCACCACCGAAACCCTGATGGTTCAGTTGGCCGTGCGCGAGCTGGTCGATTCGTTCTCGGTGGTCGCGCCGTCGAACCGCCGCGCCGCCGACACGTTCGTGGTGAGAAAAACGGCCGGCCAGATTCTTCCGGCCGGTCCGTACACCTGCCTGATCTCCCTTACCGACACCGGCTGGATAACCATCACGGTCAACACGTTCAGGAGCAACGGCGAGCGCGTGCCGCAGGATTTTTTTGTCTTTTGCAAATCGCCGCTGGGCCAAGGCGCCATCACCGGCGACTACGGCGACACCCTGCGGCTGTCGACCGCGCCCGTACGCGACGCCGACGTGGCGTACCACTGGGATTTCGGCAACGGCGTTGTTGTCAACTCTCCGCTGCCGCAAACCACTGCCGTGATCAAAATGCAGACGGTCATGACCGCCGGATCGCTGTGGGTCTCCGACCCCTCGGGTGGCCATGCCTCGCCACGCTGCGCGTTTGCCTACAACCTCACCGACAGCACGGCGCCCATCATCATGTGCGCCAACGATCAGTTCGTTGGAAAGGACACCATCGTCACCGGCGACACCACGTTCTATTTCAAGGTGAAAATCTGGGACCCGGCGCAGGTGCAGCCCGTGTACAGCGCGATGATCAACGGCGGGCAGTTCGACATCAACAACGACCCCTATTATGTGCAGGTCTTCGGCCGCATGGACACGTTCAAGGTTTTCTCGCCGGTCGTGGTGACGGCTATTGACAACCAGTACAGCCAGAAATCCTCCCGCAAGACGTTCTGGCTCAGGTTCAGCGACTCCCTGTCGCACGGCAAGGGCTTATACATCACGGTCAGCGAACCGGAGGGCGACCTGTCGGCGAGCTCGGTCAGGCAGGTATCCATATTCGGGAACGTAGAGGATTACGCGCACGATTCGATCAACGCGGTATTGAAACTGTTTGTCAATGACCTTCCCACCGGCGAATCATACGCGGCGCGGGGAAAATACAGCGTGCTGTGGAATTTCGGCCTTACCCTGGGCGACGGCGCGAACAAGATAAAAGTCGCCGCCTATTCACCCGGCGGCGACTCGCTCGCCGAAAAATCCTTCACGATCTTTTTTGACCCCGGCCTCAAGGACACGGTGCCGCCGGTCATTCTCGAAATCACCGCGAACGGGAAAACGGCCGATTACCACTTTGTCACCACGGACACCGCGGCGATCAGGATCATCGCCTTTGACGAAGGGTCGGGCATCGATTCCCTGACGGTCAATGGGAAGCGGCTGCTCATGACGCCCGAGGGAAACGGCTTCATCTGGTTCGACAGTGTCATTGTCGTGCACCGGCCCTCGGGAAACCTGTTCTGTGTGCGGGCAAAAGACAGGGCGGGCAACCGGGATTCCGTTTCCTTTACTTTGTATATGAACAACCCCCCGGAGATCATCCTTGCCCCCGCCGTGCAGAACCAGGTCTTCGCGGGCGCGTTGTTTTCAAGCCAGATCCGCTGCATCGACCGGGACCTTGACACAATAAGAATCCAGAAAGTGGACGGTCCCGCCAATCTCACCGTCACCGCGGACGGCCAGATATCGTGGACCCCGCTGCCGGCGGACTCCGGCATGCACACGGTGCTAATGCGCGTTTCGGACGGGTACCAGGACGTTTTCTACACCTTCCAGGTGACCGTCCTCACCGTTTCCGCGCTTCCGCAGATGGCCCGGATCGACACGCAGCACACCGCCTACGCCCCTTATGTGGAAGCGGGAAAAGACAGCCTCGTCATTTTGGTAAGAACACTCTACGACACCCTTGACACGCCGCTCGTGTTTTCCGCGTTTTTATACAACTCCCCGCTCCCCATGAACGGCAGGCTCCTCGTGTGGAAGCCGGAAATCAAGGACGTGGGAATTCGTTCCGTAAAGTTGAAGATCACCGACCCCTATTCACGGAGCGACAGCATGCTCGCGGTGGTGACGGTGGTGCCGCCCAACCAGCCGTGCACGCTGCACGTGACGTACAACATTCCGACGACGCCGGCCGGCGAGCTTGACCTCTCCTCGGCCGCGCAACCGGAAACGCTTTTCTTTTCTGTCAAGGACCCCGACATCCCGGCCGTGGAGCGCGACACGGTGAAGATCCGCTGGCCCGCGAGCCAGACGCAGATGGTGCTCGACTCAACGCGGCAGTTTTTGCTCATCCTTGCGCCGAAATCCGGGACAAAGACCAAAGACACCGTGTGCGTGTCGGTTTCCGACCGCGGCGGCCATGCCGACTCCATGAAATTCTTCATCTCCTACGGCGCGACGGTAACCCCGGGATTCACGGGGAAAATCGTGATCAACACCAGGTCGAGCGGCGCGTCCATCAGCGCCCCGGTGACCGGGTTCCCGCTCCTCGTCCGGCTTGATACAACGTCATTTACAAGGAAGAATTTCAGCGACGCCGC encodes:
- a CDS encoding dihydroorotase; this encodes MYKKPNGQTVYKPGIEAHPANILIKNGRVIDPANRIDEQVNVGVENGVIKFLGKEVPQGFRPQEEIDAEGMWVVPGLMDMHVHLREPGREDKETIETGTQAAAAGGFTAVACMPNTNPVLDEESKIRYVVQRGQYCPCRIYPVGSITKGLAGEELSPFGEMVRAGARAVSDDGKSVRKSNMMKNALNYSKSFKIPVICHCEDVDLSAGGQMNEGLASTRLGLRGIPSIAEDIIVTRDLMLAAYTGARVHIAHVSTAGAVRMIRDAKQRGAAVTCETCPHYFTLCDDDIVGWDTNRKMNPPLRTDADRKEIIAALSDGTIDVIASDHAPHVSEEKDVEFDAASFGVIGLETSLGVALTQLVAKDILMPADLVEKMSLAPNRILGLDGGTLSIGKRADITIIDPKTKWTVDPENFFSKSRNTPFAGLELAGFAKATILGGAIVYIRDSSK
- a CDS encoding serine/threonine-protein kinase, whose product is METLSNNQKPGDDAENAGSFTFKRVPHVMILPDGSKPDTLGSGTISSLLGVGGMSNVYEIWNPQLEMKRAVKLLHPNYSKESKERFETEIKITAKLDHPNIVEIHAVGEWNGLPYIEMEKIEGVTLEKLLSDRGGLPFEVCTSIGIMMSRALRYAHSHQYTLYGETYRGIIHRDLKPNNIMVTDEGNVKLMDFGIARPIDASIHTTDSTSVMGTMQYLSPELLEGKTPDIRTDIYSLGAILYEVVTGIKAFTESNISKLMLCKIRNEYKPLDSFKLKIPPRLKRLIRKCLNREREKRPPDAAAMLAELTRIHKALTPQTPEAVMQAFVGTGGEKMVVGIKRQIPVWPIAAGLAAMIFIAGAVLIYRSVNKSRRAAPAVVAVKTARPPVIAQAGPELKKPAPGKPLEKSARPARPVSQAAINKTTEPLRKTDVTIIDELKNRFGTQDALELFVKEIKLGKFDEASKVFGYIPADAQQSKTALIYKMRMFEGLGDKTNLEQMMLTQAVDDAEFYLEKAKYYYGAGNSEKCLDFLDACAKSRGEFLDAAALRQDVLYYKALCYSKEFDSHPSRATMKNALDSWFEVKLLLRDSAAHPYFKKAESEMQRIGDKAKDIKG
- a CDS encoding DUF2341 domain-containing protein, which codes for MNRKLTSMLLAAWLMPLFFLFCTNDYNPFTDQSKARAVVTHKTFRDVDTLSIFTTETLMVQLAVRELVDSFSVVAPSNRRAADTFVVRKTAGQILPAGPYTCLISLTDTGWITITVNTFRSNGERVPQDFFVFCKSPLGQGAITGDYGDTLRLSTAPVRDADVAYHWDFGNGVVVNSPLPQTTAVIKMQTVMTAGSLWVSDPSGGHASPRCAFAYNLTDSTAPIIMCANDQFVGKDTIVTGDTTFYFKVKIWDPAQVQPVYSAMINGGQFDINNDPYYVQVFGRMDTFKVFSPVVVTAIDNQYSQKSSRKTFWLRFSDSLSHGKGLYITVSEPEGDLSASSVRQVSIFGNVEDYAHDSINAVLKLFVNDLPTGESYAARGKYSVLWNFGLTLGDGANKIKVAAYSPGGDSLAEKSFTIFFDPGLKDTVPPVILEITANGKTADYHFVTTDTAAIRIIAFDEGSGIDSLTVNGKRLLMTPEGNGFIWFDSVIVVHRPSGNLFCVRAKDRAGNRDSVSFTLYMNNPPEIILAPAVQNQVFAGALFSSQIRCIDRDLDTIRIQKVDGPANLTVTADGQISWTPLPADSGMHTVLMRVSDGYQDVFYTFQVTVLTVSALPQMARIDTQHTAYAPYVEAGKDSLVILVRTLYDTLDTPLVFSAFLYNSPLPMNGRLLVWKPEIKDVGIRSVKLKITDPYSRSDSMLAVVTVVPPNQPCTLHVTYNIPTTPAGELDLSSAAQPETLFFSVKDPDIPAVERDTVKIRWPASQTQMVLDSTRQFLLILAPKSGTKTKDTVCVSVSDRGGHADSMKFFISYGATVTPGFTGKIVINTRSSGASISAPVTGFPLLVRLDTTSFTRKNFSDAAPNGADVRFKKPDGTPLPYQIERWNGTAYLAEIWVKVDTVYPMNDTQYITMTWGAGSLMDSSNGRAVFDTAAGYVGVWHMSDGSQAQNANSAQAQFNAVPTLTSGPAPGVIITYGTGIIGGAADSMINDRFLNAGLLPTMQNVSVSAWVNPAARAGFSKIISKSWNTYQNPYQVFSLEETGPKDTAVQFHVGLSGQFSAYAVYKDSIPIGSWTHLAGTYDGMTMRLYVNGTEAATYSWTSGSVPAVPLNQMPWTIGGWGGNTMECFQGKIDEARIYRGVWTADYIKLSYENQREGGALLQFR
- a CDS encoding aspartate carbamoyltransferase catalytic subunit, producing the protein MALTIKHLLGLEGVSKEDITLILDTADTFYEVLQREIPQVPTLRGRTIVNLFFENSTRTRMSFELAEKRLSASPLNFSTSTSSVAKGESLRDTMRNIEAMKIDMVVVRHSAAGAPLFLTRCTDAAIINAGDGLHEHPTQALLDMMTIRQKLKKLDGLKVAIIGDILHSRVARSNAWGMTTMGMDVTLCGPPTLLPQHPDVLGVRVTDSMDEALRGADVVMLLRLQLERQGSGLFPSIREYRERYGLDLDKLNKLPGDIIVMHPGPINRGIELASNVADSGKSVILDQVTNGVAVRMAVLFLLGGGERV